In the Pseudomonas orientalis genome, one interval contains:
- a CDS encoding TetR/AcrR family transcriptional regulator codes for MHSIDLIERTFPGRRSDLKRTILREALACFNEAGIEATNIETIRARCETSVGAIYHHFGNKEGLVAALFFAALEDQASLRDRYLQAADTAQAGVTGLVYSYVEWVTEQPDWARFVFQSGFAVSNGPFKDELVSRNKHRNQQLKDWMSGAGRKEHFSHLPAELIPSLIIGAAESYARAWLSAKVRKSPWEYRELLAEAAWNSINPGDSQAGNVSA; via the coding sequence ATGCATTCCATCGACCTTATCGAGCGCACCTTCCCGGGCAGGCGCAGCGACCTCAAGCGCACCATCCTGCGTGAGGCGCTGGCGTGCTTTAACGAGGCGGGCATCGAAGCGACCAATATCGAAACCATCCGCGCCCGGTGCGAGACCAGCGTGGGTGCCATCTACCACCACTTCGGCAATAAAGAGGGGTTGGTCGCGGCGCTGTTCTTCGCCGCGCTCGAGGACCAGGCCAGTCTGCGTGACCGCTATCTGCAAGCGGCGGATACCGCCCAGGCGGGGGTGACCGGGCTGGTGTACAGCTACGTCGAGTGGGTGACTGAACAGCCGGACTGGGCGCGGTTTGTGTTCCAGAGTGGCTTCGCCGTGTCCAATGGCCCATTCAAAGACGAGCTGGTTTCACGCAATAAACACCGCAACCAACAGTTGAAAGACTGGATGAGCGGTGCAGGGCGCAAGGAACATTTCAGCCATTTGCCCGCCGAACTGATTCCCTCGTTGATCATCGGCGCGGCAGAAAGCTACGCGCGCGCGTGGCTGTCGGCGAAGGTCAGGAAGAGTCCCTGGGAGTATCGTGAACTGCTGGCTGAGGCTGCGTGGAACTCGATCAACCCGGGCGACAGTCAGGCGGGCAATGTCAGCGCCTGA
- a CDS encoding hotdog fold domain-containing protein, with protein sequence MSQALSMFNSVGPAAFSNLACQMAPYFSTITPEIAELRPNHAVVNVPFRKEITNHLASVHAIALCNAAELAGGMMTDASIPPGARWIPKGMTVEYLAKAKTDIRAIADGSAIDWQTTGDKIVPVEVFDEGGIKVFTAHITMNVKLA encoded by the coding sequence ATGAGCCAAGCACTCAGCATGTTCAACAGCGTAGGCCCTGCCGCGTTCAGCAACCTGGCCTGCCAAATGGCACCGTACTTCAGCACGATCACGCCCGAGATCGCTGAGTTGCGCCCCAACCACGCGGTGGTCAACGTGCCGTTTCGCAAGGAAATCACCAACCATCTGGCTTCGGTGCACGCGATTGCGCTGTGCAACGCAGCAGAACTGGCCGGCGGGATGATGACCGACGCGTCCATTCCCCCTGGCGCACGCTGGATTCCCAAAGGCATGACCGTGGAATATCTGGCCAAGGCAAAAACAGACATTCGCGCGATCGCCGATGGCAGTGCCATCGACTGGCAAACCACCGGGGACAAGATTGTACCCGTGGAGGTGTTCGATGAAGGCGGCATCAAGGTCTTCACCGCCCACATCACCATGAATGTGAAACTGGCTTAA
- a CDS encoding class I SAM-dependent methyltransferase: MAGIQKIAQIGFSSQAGTYAKGRPGYPIELHTWLREVLGILPGSTVIDLGAGTGKFTRLLKSMQIDVVAVEPVEAMRAEFAKSLPDIRILDGTAECIPLESETAQALVCAQAFHWFANEKALAEIHRVLEPDGRLGLIWNVRDESVDWVAAITDIITPYEGDTPRFHTGLWRLAFTGHQFSTPELTCFRYTHSGSAKEVIIDRILSVSFIAALPPDEKAKVTEQLQNLIETHPLLRGRETIEFPYQTQAYLCRCLD, encoded by the coding sequence ATGGCAGGTATTCAAAAGATTGCTCAGATTGGCTTCTCATCGCAAGCCGGTACCTACGCCAAGGGCCGCCCGGGCTACCCAATCGAACTACATACATGGCTTAGAGAAGTACTCGGCATCCTTCCCGGGTCGACGGTTATCGATTTAGGGGCTGGCACTGGAAAATTCACTCGATTGTTGAAATCCATGCAGATCGATGTTGTTGCAGTCGAACCTGTTGAGGCTATGCGAGCCGAGTTTGCCAAGAGCCTACCAGACATCAGGATTCTAGACGGGACCGCCGAATGTATCCCGCTGGAATCTGAAACAGCGCAAGCATTGGTGTGCGCCCAAGCCTTCCATTGGTTTGCAAACGAAAAGGCTCTTGCCGAGATTCATCGAGTGCTCGAACCGGACGGTCGACTGGGACTGATATGGAACGTACGCGATGAGTCGGTGGACTGGGTGGCTGCCATCACCGACATCATTACTCCTTACGAAGGGGATACCCCACGCTTTCATACCGGGTTGTGGCGGTTAGCATTCACGGGGCACCAATTTTCCACCCCCGAACTGACCTGTTTTCGATACACGCATTCAGGTAGTGCCAAGGAAGTGATCATTGACCGGATCCTGTCGGTGAGCTTCATCGCTGCTCTACCTCCTGACGAAAAGGCGAAAGTGACCGAGCAGTTGCAGAACCTGATCGAAACTCACCCACTCCTGCGCGGGCGTGAAACTATTGAGTTTCCCTATCAAACCCAAGCCTATTTATGCCGCTGTTTGGATTGA
- a CDS encoding BrnT family toxin, giving the protein MKTFMVQFDNAKSLSNQRKHRGISLADAEPVFYDEAALTMQDRDHAEERWVIMGTDAKGRVLVVAYTYRAPNFVRIISARLASKNERRQYLEV; this is encoded by the coding sequence ATGAAAACATTCATGGTTCAATTCGACAATGCAAAAAGCCTCTCCAATCAGCGCAAGCATAGAGGCATAAGCCTTGCTGATGCAGAGCCGGTGTTTTATGACGAGGCAGCCCTAACCATGCAAGACCGCGATCATGCAGAAGAACGCTGGGTGATTATGGGCACAGATGCAAAGGGGCGCGTATTGGTGGTGGCCTACACCTATCGCGCCCCCAATTTCGTACGCATTATCAGTGCACGGCTTGCATCCAAAAATGAAAGGCGCCAGTACCTGGAGGTTTGA
- a CDS encoding BrnA antitoxin family protein: MKDEYNFSSAKRGAIASNRGKTRITIMLDDAVIEAARARAENAGTGYQTVINNLLRQALVSPDAHDLAPVSNKQAKTLQVISNGISVSEVEALEQQLIALAGELNRMLASPKPTKSKGKSVP; the protein is encoded by the coding sequence ATGAAAGACGAATACAACTTCAGCAGCGCCAAGCGCGGCGCCATCGCCAGCAATAGAGGAAAGACCCGCATCACGATTATGCTGGACGATGCGGTGATCGAAGCCGCGCGTGCGCGTGCGGAAAATGCCGGCACCGGCTATCAGACTGTCATCAACAACTTGCTGCGACAGGCATTGGTTTCCCCGGACGCACATGACCTCGCGCCTGTTTCGAACAAACAAGCCAAAACCCTGCAAGTCATCAGCAATGGCATCAGCGTCTCAGAGGTCGAAGCACTGGAGCAACAGCTTATAGCGCTTGCGGGTGAATTAAATCGAATGCTTGCTAGCCCAAAACCAACCAAGTCAAAAGGCAAATCTGTCCCATAG